The following coding sequences are from one Halomonas sp. HAL1 window:
- a CDS encoding iron ABC transporter permease → MRPVAALTLTNSAPRLRFIPKLLLLSLLLLVSAGLSLCLGSFPTTPFQVLRALAAPQNSDIAFIIWELRLPRIALALVVGAALAIAGAILQSIVRNPLASPDVIGITSGAALAAVLFLSLLSATVSIHWLPMAAMTGALASALLVVSLAWKNGISPSRMVLIGIGLAAAMGAGTTLLIVISDDAAAMTAYVWLTGSLYAAQWNDVKGLLPWVLVAAPICLIFARHADAMALGDNIAEGLGVPLLRSRLVLLACSVVLAGAAVAFAGGISFVGLIAPHLAAKLVGRNLARLVPASALVGALIVLNADLLGRVAFLPKDLPAGIFVAGIGAPFFVYLLHMARYKD, encoded by the coding sequence ATGAGACCGGTAGCAGCATTGACCCTTACCAATTCAGCGCCCCGCCTACGCTTTATTCCTAAGCTGCTTCTGTTAAGCCTTCTACTTTTAGTCAGTGCTGGTCTATCGCTCTGTTTGGGAAGTTTTCCCACCACACCGTTTCAGGTTTTGCGTGCGCTGGCCGCCCCGCAAAACAGTGATATCGCGTTTATCATTTGGGAGCTGCGGCTACCCCGAATTGCGCTAGCGCTGGTGGTTGGCGCTGCTTTGGCGATAGCGGGGGCTATTTTACAAAGCATTGTGCGTAACCCGCTGGCATCCCCGGATGTCATTGGCATCACCAGCGGTGCTGCACTGGCGGCGGTGCTGTTTCTATCACTATTAAGCGCGACGGTGAGCATTCACTGGTTACCCATGGCCGCCATGACTGGCGCATTGGCGTCGGCGCTTCTGGTGGTCAGCTTAGCGTGGAAAAATGGCATCAGCCCATCACGCATGGTGCTCATCGGTATTGGCCTTGCGGCTGCCATGGGAGCGGGCACCACACTGTTAATCGTGATAAGCGATGACGCCGCCGCCATGACTGCCTATGTTTGGCTAACCGGCAGCCTATATGCAGCGCAGTGGAACGATGTAAAAGGCCTGTTGCCGTGGGTATTGGTAGCGGCGCCTATCTGCTTGATTTTCGCCCGCCATGCGGATGCCATGGCACTGGGCGATAACATTGCTGAAGGGCTTGGGGTACCGCTTCTGCGTAGCCGATTAGTATTGCTGGCTTGCAGTGTTGTACTGGCAGGGGCCGCCGTTGCCTTTGCGGGCGGCATCAGCTTTGTGGGATTAATTGCACCGCACTTGGCTGCCAAGCTAGTGGGGCGTAATCTGGCGCGGCTAGTACCCGCCTCTGCGCTGGTCGGTGCATTGATAGTGCTAAATGCTGACCTGCTGGGACGAGTAGCGTTTCTACCCAAAGATTTACCTGCGGGTATCTTTGTCGCTGGGATAGGCGCGCCCTTCTTCGTTTATTTACTGCATATGGCGCGCTACAAAGATTAG
- a CDS encoding iron ABC transporter permease: MLNSASAKMAGLLLGGLAALGAFLASIMLGTTDIAWSSLLSAFNHYNPSKIAHIILLTERLPRALIAALVGASLAIAGALMQTMTRNPLASPGILGINAGAMFFVVVAVSLLPLHTPAHYVWAALLGALVAAILVVLLSRGRHGELSPLRVVLAGVAVTAMFVSFSQGLLVIDQQSFESVLYWLAGSVSGRDLSLILPLLPLFGGALLLSAFLVRHANALLLGDDMVTGLGMQATTIKLLLGIVVIVLAGSSVALAGMIGFVGLIVPHMARGLFGIDHRWLLPACALLGACLLLLADVASRFIIPPQEIPVGVMTALIGTPFFIYLARRKMTSQ; this comes from the coding sequence ATGCTAAACAGCGCGAGCGCTAAAATGGCGGGGCTTCTACTAGGAGGTTTGGCAGCGCTCGGTGCTTTTCTTGCCAGCATCATGCTGGGCACGACCGATATTGCTTGGTCATCGTTGCTGTCAGCATTTAATCACTACAACCCAAGCAAGATAGCCCATATTATCCTGCTCACCGAACGCCTGCCGCGAGCGCTGATTGCCGCCTTGGTGGGCGCTAGCTTGGCTATTGCCGGTGCGTTAATGCAAACGATGACGCGCAACCCCCTTGCCTCGCCAGGTATTTTGGGGATTAACGCTGGCGCGATGTTTTTTGTGGTGGTCGCCGTGTCGCTGCTCCCCCTGCATACCCCTGCCCACTACGTGTGGGCGGCGCTTTTGGGCGCACTGGTGGCCGCCATACTCGTCGTGCTCCTTAGCCGTGGCCGCCATGGTGAACTCTCGCCATTACGTGTTGTGTTGGCAGGCGTTGCCGTCACAGCCATGTTTGTATCCTTCAGCCAAGGGCTTTTAGTTATTGATCAGCAGAGTTTTGAAAGCGTTCTTTACTGGCTGGCAGGCTCCGTATCTGGACGTGACCTCTCGTTAATCCTACCTTTATTGCCCCTTTTTGGTGGAGCGCTTCTGCTCAGTGCGTTTTTGGTGCGTCATGCCAACGCGCTTTTACTGGGGGATGACATGGTTACCGGGCTTGGCATGCAGGCTACAACGATTAAGCTACTGCTGGGCATAGTGGTGATTGTTCTGGCAGGTAGCTCTGTGGCGCTGGCAGGTATGATTGGTTTTGTGGGACTGATTGTGCCCCATATGGCGCGTGGGCTGTTTGGTATTGACCATCGCTGGCTACTCCCTGCCTGCGCTCTGCTAGGTGCCTGTTTACTGCTATTAGCCGATGTGGCCTCGCGGTTTATCATCCCGCCGCAAGAAATACCGGTGGGGGTAATGACAGCGCTGATTGGTACGCCCTTCTTTATTTATCTAGCACGACGCAAGATGACCAGCCAATGA